The genomic window tcctttcctttcctttcctttcctttcctttcctttcctttcctttcctttcctttcctttcctttcctttcctttcctttcctttcctttcctttccttcccttcccttcccttcccttcccttcccttcccttcccttcccttccctttcctttcctctttcctttcctctttcctttcctttcctttccctttcctgtcctgtcccctgtcctgtcctttcccctGTCCTGTTCCCTGTCCTGTcacctgtcctctcccaaaaccttaaacctgctACACTCTGAAACTAGGATTCCAGTGGGCCCCTGCCAAGGGCTTCTGGACCTACAGAGACAAAAGTGGAAACAGTCCTGCTCTTAAAACTTTCCCTTTTCCTGGATATAGATTACAAGTCAGGCTCCCACCTTCCTTTAACTCTCTCTCATGGGGCTTAGAGCACAATCCTGGGATCTGGCCCTGGGAGTCATTCCCCTGTATCCCTGCATTGGCTACCTCATCTATTTGAGGTGACTTTTGGAAGCTGTTTGCAGGGTTTGGGAGTCAGTATTGGGagactttgtctctctctgtgcttTCAGATAAAGGCAGAGGCTCCTTTCCTTGATGTAGGGTATACTTGAACCCAGACTGTAGCCTGGACCAGATCATGAACTCTAGAAGGTCTCTGTTATCTCTGCTCTCTAGTTAGACCCAGCTGGCCTCAGACCAGGTCATGCTTCATATCCCATCTAGCTGTCTACCTTGGGCATCTCCACATCTGCTCTGCTGCAGAGCTCATACCCTGCTGCAGGCACAGTAGTCAGATCAGTACTGCCATTGCTCCTGGAAAGGACATGTTGATTGATTGCTGTACTGTATCAGTTCACCATCCTGGCTCTCCAAACCCAAACTCTCCTCCCCAGCCAGCATTCTTCTTTATGTGCTGCTTCTCTCTATCATAATGCAGACTCCCTGAGAACAAGGGCCATCCTGTTTTCTTGTGTTTGTAGCCCCAGTAATCAGTAGAGGACCCGGAACATAGCACATGCTtattcataaatgctttttcatctaTTCCCTCTCATTACCTGGCCCCTCTGTCTACAGCTAGCTGGCAACAGCTTACATGAGCCCTACCACTGGAGCTGTGCTCACTGCTCTGGGACTCAAATCCCTCACCCAAGTAAGCCCCCATCCTGATGTGCTCCCACCCCTTGGTTCCTCCAGGGCCTTCTAGTCAGAGGCTCCCCCAAAACTCTCCCCACTTTAGTCCTCCCCCACTGACTCCATCCCCTACCACAGATATTCTGTCCTCCATGACCAGTGCCCCCTTCTCCTGGTTGGCtgcttcatcccattcacagctGTCACAGCTGCCAATTACATCAACATTCCACTGATGAAGCAGAGGTGAGCAGGGTGAGAGGTGGGCCTGTGTGTGAATCATTCACCCTTGCCttacaaaacagaagagaatgggAGGGAACCCTGGGGATGGGCTTTTAGGCTCCCCTGGTCAGCCTGGCCATTTGTCCTGCCAACCCCTGGAGGGTTCTGGGAATGAGTCAGAGTCAACCTTGACACCACACAGACATGGTTTGAGGAATGGAGACATGGGTGGGCCATGACCATGTGAGGGGATCTTGGGGCGGAGTACCTAGTGGTCTAAATGAATATATATGAGGATCCAGGATGTGGAGTCTGATACTGTCTTTCTCACTCCACATCCATGCCTTGGATCCAAGGAGATGCTGGTGGGGATCTCTGTGACTGATGATTTGGGCAATAGGTTGGGCTATTCAGAAGCAGCTCAGCTGCGCATCTTCCAGGTGGTGACATCCTGGATCTTCGTGATCACGCCTGCTGTGAGTGACCACTGGGTCAGAATGAAAAGAGGGTGAGATGGGGAAGACAGGAGGGGGAGGAGTGGCCATGGGGGAGGCACTGAGGGTTCTGGAGGCATGACTGGGCTCTTGGAACTATTCCCTTTTCCCAGGCGATACCCAGCCTGTTTTCACTCTTCAAATTCCAAGGAGCTAGGCGGTGGAGTGAATAGAGCTTGGAGGAAGAAATCCTGTCTTGCcttacatacttactagctacgtgaccttaaccacttaacctctcagcctcagtcttgttatctgtaaaatagccACTattccacagggttgttgtgagataacataggtaaagtgctttgcaaatgctaCTTATTATGATCTCCCCCTCCTCTAGCCATAACCCCTATGTTTATGAATGTATTGGAGAAAAAAGACTTCTTGAAGGTATTTTGGCCCCCTCCTGCTTCCCTCATTACTTTAGGTACCATCGTAAGGGTAAAGAAAGGACTAGAATTTGGCGGGGTGACCAGTGATAGCAGGGGGCTGGTTAAAGAAATCTTCCTGGGAGAACTCAGGCTCCTCCCAGACACCAGGCTCCTAGGCCAATCTTAGTCTCCATCATTTGGATCCCCTGTTCAGGCTGGATTGTAGGTGGGgattttgggggtggggcagaatgGAGTTAAGGGACAGCAAAGGGAGGGCGTGGGGAAGATCACATACAAGCAGTCACATCATTACAATGACAGACAGGCACAGTGGGAGCAGTTCTACATGCCGCTACAAAACCAGACTTATCCACGTTATCATATTACTATACACACTGAATGATGTGGCAAGCAGCACAAAAGGACCCCTCCCCAGATATAAACAGATAAACAACCCTGGAGACTGAGTGGGTGGGAATGGGTAAGCTCTGTCTCTGAaggagggcacagagtgagttggaGAAGTGGACATAGGTCGCTCTGTGattggggcagggaggagagcTTGAGCTGCAGCCCAGTGTAGGGTTTGGTTTGGGAGCACATCAGAAGGGATGATCTTGGGGTGTGCTCGCAAGTCTAGGCCTGGCTTGGGAGCTGTTCTTGGTGATGGGGAAGAAGCATGgttctcttctctgccttctcaAGCTCAGTCTCTCCATTCACTTTCCACAGAGAAGGCCATGGCTCGTGGGCCCCATGCAAGTGGGACTGGTTGGCTTTTGGTAAGTTTTGGGACTAGGGGCTATGATGGGGGGAATGAGTAAGGGAATCTGGGAAGAGGAGGTCTGAAGCCTCCTTAGGCTCTGGCCATGGGTGGAAGGGAACTTATGGCCACGCTCAGactgcctctttctctccctcctgtctATTGTTTTCCACTCCCCTGTGCTGTGCACTTTTCCCCCAGAAGAGGTAAGTGCCCCTGGGAGGGGTCTGGCCTGATGATCCTTTTGCTTCTAGCCATGGGAGGGGTGTGGAGTGTGGAGGGGAATATTGAAGGCTGCCTGCACTTCAGGATGGAGATGAGTGGGCActctgggaggagggaggagtgcTAGAACAATGACCATCAGCCTGGCAGCTTGGCCTGTGATTTTACAGCTCCATTTCAGTGAACCCGCTCAGTGAGCCCAAGCCTGAGCTCAGAGCTCAGATCAAGAAGCAGAACCCAAGCACTAAGGTTGTGTACTTCAACAAGGGACtttgaggggagtggggtccACCCAGTATTCTCCACTCCCACTCCACCCTTGGCTTCCTGCCACTGATGCTATTGTATGTCAGCCGTGGTACCTCTTTTGCCTTCCCTACTGCTCCCTCATGCTCTCTGCTCTACCCTGCTCCCAGGGGATACACCTCTAGTATCCCCTAGAACCCATTAATGAgcttgccccctcctcccatcaaGTCCTGAAGATCAAGGCAGACATGAATATCTGTCAGACTATTACTGAGAGACCTAATTCCTCTAATAGCCAGTGTAAACTTTAGGGACCTTGTCCCCTCCTggatggtgtgtgtgtatatggtgGCATTATAGTCTAGAAATGGTTTACTTAGGTTCCAGCATCCCTGGGTTCTCTCTAAACTCAAGACTGGGAGGGGGCGGAGGGAGACGTTCTATAGATATTCCATAGGGCCACCTACCACCATTAGAACAAAGTGTGTACATGTGTTTGTTTCCGATTGTCTGAAGAATCTTTCTCCAGAATGAGGCAGAGCAGGATGTCCAAAAAGCAGTGGACACCCAGAGATTCCAGGATCTGCATCCTCTCCAGCTAAAGACCTCACTCAATCCTTTGTAGAATCCAGGAGAGGTGGGTTCATACTGGCTCCCCAGCCAAACTGTCCTGGGGAGAACGGAGCTCAGGCAGGGGGTCACTTGTGAACGTGTATCTGAGACTGTTTGTGTCTCTGATTGTGAGTATGACAAGTTTGTGTTAAGGGCATGACTATCCGAGAGTCTGTGAGGGTCTAATTGTATGAATCTGGTACATCCATATTTCTGTGTGACCGCAGGTGGGATTCTGTTGGTATCAGAGCCAACATAGTTCTGGATCCTGGTAATCCATCTCATGAACAGATATTTTTTGTTCCTTCAATATCGAGTTTCTAATTGAAAGCCTTTTCCAGCCCATAATTTGATACCTTCTCCAACCTCAGCCTGGCCTTAGGATCTGGACAATTAGTTGTGATGGGAAATGAATGGAAGAGGttatctggtgtgtgtgtgtgtgtgtgtgtgtgtgtgtgtgtgtatgtgaactTCCCATCATTCATCATTCTCATGATTGGGCTGGGTAGTGGTAGGAGACAGGAAGGTCAGGGCTACCTTTCCCACTCAAAGTTTCTCACCAGCAGCCTGCTCTTCTATCTCCCTTTTCCCAACTATTACCAGAAATGATTCCCATGTTGAAAATGTTTGTACCCAAATAAACTTGATACTTTCCAGTCTTGTGGTTGTTGTTTGAAGTATGAATCATGAAGGATTATCTGCCAAATGAGATCCTTTATAGTTCTGTATTATTCTATCCTGGCCAGACTATATGGAAAGAATTATGTTCAGTTCATTTTAAGAAGGACACTGAAATTGGAGTGCATCCAAAAGAGATGAGAGCGTTAGATACGATGTCTTATGGAGGTCAGTTGAAGAAAGTGAGTATAGTTaacttggagaagggaagacagggAGGGATGATTGCTCTCCTCATATATGAAGGTTATCTGAAGCATTCAGACAGTTCTCAAGTAGCCCGGACATATCTAGGTCACAGACAAAATCAGAGACacaagcaattttttttaatacaatgaACACATTCACATGTGACTCCCTAGGAGAGAGTGTGGAGGCCCAGCATGACCCTCTGCTTCCTGGATCTCTTAGCTCTTCTTCTACTTGGAAGGATTTGCTTTATTTCCTCTTGGCCTTAGTGAAAGGGAGACAGGTTTCATCTCAGTCTAAGGAAGAACTTCCCACAGCTCACAGCTAGCCAAGAATAAGAGGCCTGTTCTTTGTAATGTAGTAAGTTGAGTGATTTGAAGTCTTAGAGCAGAGGATAAAGGGTATGGTGGTGAGGATGGAAGCAGGCTCTATTTGATGACCTCAGAGGTTCATTTCAGCTCTGAGATTATATGAAACCCTCCATTTCCTTGGAGTCTGGGGCAGGATGTGGGGAAGACAGGATGCAGAACCTCTCTTCTGTAAAACCTTCAACCTATTTACTTAATTCACAGTCTCCAGCAGAGGGAGCCCGGAGATAGAATAATTGGATTCATAggcccaggttaagaatccctcttTCCCTGATCTCTCTGGAAGTTGTCTCACTCTCAGCATCCTTTCGCCTCCCCATTTAGGCTGATCtatccattctttcccttcctttgctttttgaatcctctgttcattttattttaataaattaggAATGTAATCAGAAAATCCCAAACATTCCAAAACACAAAGATCAAGAAATTGTCTTTAAAATGATcttgttgcatttttttaaaaaaagtatatgcTCAATTTAACAAGGCAGTCACTAAACTTATGGGGGGTCCCTTTCCACTCACCCATGTCAAAGTTTATCCAGTTAGGGCTATGCCCTTCACTCCTCAGGAGACAACCATTAATGACTTTGAAGAAGGAGAGATTAGGATTCCATGGCACCAGACAGAGGAATCAAGGATCCTGTATCCTGCTCCCCTCCTAGGATCTGTCTCAATGTTCAGTGACTACTCTCTTTCATTCCCTGCTCATGTTGTGCCTCAGTTCTTCCCTCAACTCTCTCCCATACTCCTTAGGTGCTTTAACTGTAGTGTGTATACCATGGAGACTATTCAGCTCCTTCTCTCCATCCATACAGCAAATGTTCATAAAAAAGAAGGAGTCTTAGATTTATATGACTAGCCTGTGAGGGAAAGGatattttcccccctgaacttTGGAGGTGACAAGTGTGTTTATTTCAATCATTTCAATTTTTTgagctgattaaaaaaaacaaaaacatcttaTGAGAAATTCATTAGCTCAGTGATTACAAAATAATATGGCTAGAAAGCCAGGAAACTGCTGCTCACTCAAGAAGTTTCCTGATTGGCCTAGAGGGACCTGGATTATTGAATGGGAGGCATGAGTTACAGCCAGCACCCAGATGGGCATTTCAGAATGGAAGATGCCACTCTCACCTGGGACAAAGAGGGAGCTGGATCCTGTTGCATGGGTATCTAGGCCCTGAgaacatctataaaataggaggatttaattagatgatctttgaggtcctttccagctctaataccTGCTCTCTGCTGCACAGGCCATGTTGAACCTGGGAAGCTTTAGTTAATCATGAGACAAGAAAACTTAGGTGCCATTTAATTTGGTATTGAGGAATTTTCTGTTATATTTACTTCAAATTATCTTATAATTatgtagtatttttaaaaatgtttacatcCTCTTTCCTTTGTAAATTAACTCTTGAAAATCTACTATTACAGGCAAAAGCAATGATGTCaaatttcaaatagaaaaaagGGTCAATAAACTAAAGAAGGATCCCTGCAGGTGCATATTAAATTAGTTTTAGAATataatattatctttattttattgtatttttatttatcttattcccagttacattttaacctgGCTCTGGCAGGATTCAATGGTATTTGTGGGCAGGGCCagatgtttgacacctctggcctaGGGCAtatagaggggaaaaaggaaagtagCTTCTAGGACTAAGCATCAAAACATGTCAGTAgcatcagagaaaaaaagaaaaagttattaGGATGTGAAAAATGGCAGTTCATGAATCCAAGAGGTGGGAAACTGGATGCTGCAAGTTGGGTTGAGGGATGGTTGAAGTTCAGAAAACACTGAAAACTCTGAGAGCCAAAGGCAAAATGGGCTAAAGCTACTCGAATGGAACCTACCAGTGTCTTGACAGGATGATCAAAAGTCAGTGAATCCTAAGAATCAGAGGTGTTTCTGTCATATATCCCTACCCTAACTGATATTTCTCTCACCACAGGTACTTCACTCCCTATGAATATACACCTGACTTAAATCAATTCTCTTACCTGTCTgaccttttcagtctcctttgctgaattatCATCCATGTCCTACCTCCCAGGTGTGGGCACAACCCAGGTCTCTGTACTAaacctttttatcttttctccttcattctttctgtCATGTCATCAGTTTTCATGAATTTTCTTTAAGATACTGACCCTCATATCTACATATACAACTTTAATGTCTC from Notamacropus eugenii isolate mMacEug1 chromosome 1, mMacEug1.pri_v2, whole genome shotgun sequence includes these protein-coding regions:
- the SFXN3 gene encoding LOW QUALITY PROTEIN: sideroflexin-3 (The sequence of the model RefSeq protein was modified relative to this genomic sequence to represent the inferred CDS: inserted 1 base in 1 codon; substituted 6 bases at 6 genomic stop codons), producing MGLKPIEDGKLPLDINIHDPQWDQAIFVAXAKHFFTVNNPLNLLLSEEKLHNAQTIVENYRAGIVSLGLTEDGLWKAKYKYDSTFHPDTGEKLYLIGQMSAQVPVSVIISSCMLTFCRXVNISTMVFWQXLNQSFSAVVNHSNRNGEVTVTESXLATAYMSPTTGAVLTALGLKSLTQCPLLLVGCFIPFTAVTAANYINIPLMKQRXAGXEMLVGISVTDDLGNRLGYSEAAQLRIFQVVTSWIFVITPAVTITPMFMNVLEKKDFLKRRPWLVGPMQVGLVGFWXVLATPLCCALFPQKSSISVNPLSEPKPELRAQIKKQNPSTKVVYFNKGL